The Arachis hypogaea cultivar Tifrunner chromosome 16, arahy.Tifrunner.gnm2.J5K5, whole genome shotgun sequence genome contains a region encoding:
- the LOC112756321 gene encoding uncharacterized protein isoform X1, which yields MDCKSDKIMHADNNQSTAGEDILAKTSGSEITNKDLKSSTRASSDGAQAQTKIAGSEGEENHQKGTSLEETDVSGDVNMEASITTDDVIRAGGFGARDDISSFLPVAIDSTDFEASIRDARDYEEPEPQGEVSRPGLGWTGATKGE from the exons ATGGATTGCAAATCAGATAAAATTATGCATG CAGATAATAATCAGAGCACTGCTGGGGAGGATATATTAGCTAAGACAAGTGGTTCTGAGATTACTAACAAAGACTTAAAAAGTTCTACAAGAGCTTCGAGTGATGGTGCCCAGGCACAGACCAAGATAGCTGGTAGCGAAGGTGAAGAGAATCATCAAAAGGGTACGTCTCTTGAAGAAACTGATGTATCTGGGGATGTTAACATGGAGGCATCCATAACTACCGATGATGTTATCCGGGCAGGAGGATTCGGTGCTCGGGATGATATCAGCAGCTTTCTTCCTGTTGCAATTGATTCAACTGATTTTGAAGCTTCAATCCGTGATGCAAGAGATTATGAAGAACCAGAACCACAGGGTGAAGTAAGCCGACCAGGCCTTGGCTGGACCGGAGCTACAAAAGGGGAGTAA
- the LOC112756321 gene encoding uncharacterized protein isoform X2 yields MDCKSDKIMHDNNQSTAGEDILAKTSGSEITNKDLKSSTRASSDGAQAQTKIAGSEGEENHQKGTSLEETDVSGDVNMEASITTDDVIRAGGFGARDDISSFLPVAIDSTDFEASIRDARDYEEPEPQGEVSRPGLGWTGATKGE; encoded by the exons ATGGATTGCAAATCAGATAAAATTATGCATG ATAATAATCAGAGCACTGCTGGGGAGGATATATTAGCTAAGACAAGTGGTTCTGAGATTACTAACAAAGACTTAAAAAGTTCTACAAGAGCTTCGAGTGATGGTGCCCAGGCACAGACCAAGATAGCTGGTAGCGAAGGTGAAGAGAATCATCAAAAGGGTACGTCTCTTGAAGAAACTGATGTATCTGGGGATGTTAACATGGAGGCATCCATAACTACCGATGATGTTATCCGGGCAGGAGGATTCGGTGCTCGGGATGATATCAGCAGCTTTCTTCCTGTTGCAATTGATTCAACTGATTTTGAAGCTTCAATCCGTGATGCAAGAGATTATGAAGAACCAGAACCACAGGGTGAAGTAAGCCGACCAGGCCTTGGCTGGACCGGAGCTACAAAAGGGGAGTAA
- the LOC112759190 gene encoding cytokinin dehydrogenase 1, whose protein sequence is MSSKHVIIVIITHLFTKFLKTFLLLISFILHKADSGYNNNSIGTSIFQRPYHYDQIVSSLQKLPLDGSLSLSNNDAVASDFGNIYHFPPLAVLNPVSVSDISRAIKHVTELSEPGLKVAARGHGHSLQGQSQAEGGIVINMESLAEKTAAVVVVNNGEFVPYVDVSAGELWINILHETLKHGLAPKSWTDYLHLTVGGTLSNAGISGQAFRHGPQINNVFQLEVVTGKGEVVTCSETRNTELYYSVLGGLGQFGIITRARISLEAAPKTVKWIRMLYSEFSMFARDQEYLISLENTFDYIEGFVIINRTGILNNWRSSFNPRDPLQASQFISDGRTFYCLEVAKYFNPDETQFMNQIVENLLSELSYIPWTLFQSEVSYVQFLDRVHVSEKQLRSKGLWEVPHPWLNLLIPRTHIHHFAQEVFGNILKDTSNGPILIYPVNQTRWNRKTSLVTPEEDIFYLVAFLSSAMPLARGSESLEHILTQNKRILEFCTNAKLGVKQYLPHYTTQEEWKAHFGSKWEAFVQRKTAYDPLALLAPGQRIFQKALSTSC, encoded by the exons ATGTCTTCAAAacatgttattattgttattattactcaTCTATTTACAAAATTCTTAAAAACTTTCTTACTCCTTATTAGTTTCATACTCCACAAAGCAGATTCCGGCTACAACAACAATTCTATTGGAACATCAATATTTCAACGACCTTATCATTATGATCAGATTGTATCTTCGTTGCAAAAACTCCCTCTAGACGGCTCCTTAAGCTTGAGTAACAACGACGCGGTCGCCAGTGACTTTGGAAACATATACCATTTCCCTCCTCTAGCAGTCCTTAACCCGGTATCAGTATCCGACATATCACGTGCCATAAAGCACGTGACGGAATTATCTGAACCGGGTCTGAAGGTCGCTGCTAGAGGACACGGACATTCCCTCCAAGGGCAGTCACAAGCAGAAGGAGGGATAGTGATCAACATGGAGTCATTAGCTGAAAAAACAGCAGCAGTAGTGGTAGTTAACAATGGAGAATTTGTTCCATATGTGGATGTTTCAGCGGGTGAGTTATGGATTAACATTCTGCATGAGACTCTTAAGCATGGTTTAGCACCGAAATCTTGGACGGATTATCTTCATCTCACTGTTGGTGGAACTCTATCAAATGCTGGAATAAGTGGTCAAGCTTTCAGGCATGGACCCCAGATCAATAACGTCTTTCAGCTTGAAGTTGTTACag GGAAAGGAGAGGTGGTTACATGCTCAGAGACAAGAAACACAGAGCTTTATTACAGTGTTCTTGGAGGGCTTGGCCAATTTGGAATCATCACTAGGGCAAGGATTTCTCTTGAAGCAGCACCTAAGACGGTGAAATGGATTAGGATGCTGTACTCAGAGTTTTCAATGTTTGCAAGGGACCAAGAGTATTTGATATCTCTTGAGAACACATTTGATTATATTGAAGGATTTGTGATCATAAATAGAACTGGTATCCTTAATAATTGGAGATCTTCTTTCAACCCCAGAGACCCACTTCAGGCCAGCCAATTCATTTCAGATGGAAGAACCTTCTATTGTCTTGAGGTGGCAAAATATTTCAACCCAGATGAAACTCAATTCATGAACCAG ATAGTTGAGAATTTGTTGTCAGAGCTGAGTTACATTCCATGGACACTCTTCCAATCAGAAGTTTCTTACGTGCAATTCCTAGATAGAGTGCATGTTTCTGAGAAACAGTTAAGATCAAAGGGATTATGGGAAGTTCCACACCCTTGGCTAAACCTTCTAATTCCAAGGACTCACATTCATCACTTTGCTCAAGAGGTCTTTGGCAATATCCTCAAAGACACAAGCAATGGCCCCATACTCATCTACCCTGTCAACCAAACAAG GTGGAACAGGAAAACATCTTTGGTAACGCCAGAGGAGGATATATTTTACCTAGTGGCATTTTTATCTTCAGCAATGCCATTAGCAAGAGGCTCAGAGAGCTTAGAACACATCCTAACACAAAACAAAAGGATCCTAGAATTTTGCACAAATGCCAAGCTTGGAGTGAAGCAGTATCTCCCACATTACACCACACAGGAAGAGTGGAAAGCACACTTTGGGTCAAAATGGGAAGCATTTGTGCAAAGAAAAACAGCATATGACCCACTAGCACTGCTTGCCCCTGGCCAGAGAATCTTTCAAAAGGCATTGTCTACCTCTTGTTag